The genome window TGTGATATGAAATTGCGGCGTTTTCATTCAAGTCTTTATCAGAGGCGCTCACAGAGAATATGGATGCACCCAGGGCGTTATTTTCCACTAAGTACAGCTGAAGGGGGTTTTGGGAGAATTCTGGACTGTTATCGTTCACATCTGATATCTGGATGCTCAGAGTTTTGAATGTGGACAGAGGAGGCTGACCACAGTCAGTGgctgttattgtgatgtcataatgggacACGAGTTCTCGATCTAAGCGCCCCTTTGTGACGATCGAATACACATTCTCCTGAAATGAAGGTTTTAATTCAAATGGCATGTCTTCAGATATACTAGAAATGACTTTACCATTAATCCCGGAATctttatctgttacactgatgaGAGAAATAACAGTTCCTGGTTTAGAATCTTCAGACACCGTGTTCGAGAGGGACGTCACATCTATTTCTGGTTGGTTATCATTAACATCTCCTATTTTAATAATAACTCTACAATCAACACTTGTTGGAGGTTGTCCCTTATCAGACGCCTGTACATTTAACCTGTAAACCTCCTTTTCTTCAAAATCCACCTGGCCTTTGACTTGAATTTCACCAGTTACGTGATCTAATTCAAAGATGTCATGTATTTTACGCTTTATAGTTCTGCCTAGTGTGTATTCCACTACTCCATTTTGGCCATCGTCAGCATCTGTGGCGTTTACTCTGATGACAATAGTTCCATTTAGAGCGTTCTCAGGCAATGTTACTGAGTATTCGTCTTGGGTGCAGATGGGACGGTTGTCATTTACATCAAGAACAGTAACAGTGATATTCAAGGTGCCTGACTTAGGTGGATTCCCTCCGTCTAGCGCTGTAAGTAATAGCATATGTTTGGTGTTTTGCTCTCTATCCAATGGCTTCTGCAAAATTAAAAATGGTATTTTGTCACCTTCACCACTATCAATTAACTGTAGTTCAAAATGTGCATTTTGACCTAACTTATACAAACGAACAGAATTGGGTCCAACGTCTACGTCTCGCGCAGTCTGAAGTTCGAATCGCGCACCTGGAAATGTATTTTCTGGCATTTCTAGATACTGATCTTTTTCGGGGAAAATAGGAGAGTGATCATTTATATCCATTATTTCTACGCTGACGTAGTGTATTTCAAGGGGATTTTCAACTGCGAATTTGAGGTTTATCAAGCATGCATTATTGCCATCACAGAGCTCCTCTCTGTCGATATTttcatgaacatacaagacgCCATTGTTCTGATTTACGTGGAAAAGAGCGTCCTTAGATCCAGAAACAATACGAAACCGTCTCTCCA of Salvelinus alpinus chromosome 4, SLU_Salpinus.1, whole genome shotgun sequence contains these proteins:
- the LOC139574176 gene encoding protocadherin beta-16-like isoform X43, producing MGDGGQRRRWEYCWVLLYFSLLLCLGEVSAQIRYSIPEEVKEGSVVGNVAKDLGLDVSTLVERRFRIVSGSKDALFHVNQNNGVLYVHENIDREELCDGNNACLINLKFAVENPLEIHYVSVEIMDINDHSPIFPEKDQYLEMPENTFPGARFELQTARDVDVGPNSVRLYKLGQNAHFELQLIDSGEGDKIPFLILQKPLDREQNTKHMLLLTALDGGNPPKSGTLNITVTVLDVNDNRPICTQDEYSVTLPENALNGTIVIRVNATDADDGQNGVVEYTLGRTIKRKIHDIFELDHVTGEIQVKGQVDFEEKEVYRLNVQASDKGQPPTSVDCRVIIKIGDVNDNQPEIDVTSLSNTVSEDSKPGTVISLISVTDKDSGINGKVISSISEDMPFELKPSFQENVYSIVTKGRLDRELVSHYDITITATDCGQPPLSTFKTLSIQISDVNDNSPEFSQNPLQLYLVENNALGASIFSVSASDKDLNENAAISYHIVRGEGTQNDMASFLNINSDNGHISALKSFDFESLKTFQFQVVATDSGTPSQSTNVTVNVFILDQNDNAPVILYPVSANGSAEGVEEIPRNVNAGHLVTKVRAYDADIGYNGWLLFSLQEVTDHSLFALDRYTGQIRTLRSFTETDEAEHKLVILVKDNGNVSLSATATVIIKVVEPKEAFAASDVKSAVKDEEENSVTFYLIITLGSVSTLFLISIIVLIVMQCSKPTDYSSKYLQDVNNDGTLCHSIQYRSGDNRYMLVGPRMSIGSTIVPGSNGNTLVIPEHRSRASGEMRSETLRQDPRSRPQSLSHTQPRKLTLGAHGGVVGDAGSTGGSGPELADRV